In Vitis vinifera cultivar Pinot Noir 40024 chromosome 17, ASM3070453v1, one genomic interval encodes:
- the LOC100852505 gene encoding uncharacterized protein LOC100852505 — translation MPVAESYKDGWTRVRRRVENRTWIGIDLEGFVRTLPWTSGEVCLKYQLPGEDLDALISVTNDEDLEHMMLEYNRLCHPSNKQARLRLFLFPLTPPASTSFGSNETKSERQWFVDALNSMQIQPLEGSSPQAAASETNPDFLFRLDKGLAPPPPVKLLPKNYSMRSDPGSEIPYKL, via the coding sequence ATGCCGGTTGCAGAAAGCTACAAGGATGGGTGGACTAGGGTCAGGCGTCGGGTTGAGAATCGTACTTGGATTGGGATAGATTTGGAAGGCTTTGTGAGGACTTTACCTTGGACTAGTGGGGAAGTGTGCTTGAAGTATCAGTTACCCGGTGAAGATCTCGACGCTTTGATCTCGGTTACCAACGATGAGGATCTTGAACACATGATGCTCGAGTACAATCGATTGTGCCACCCATCCAACAAGCAGGCCAGACTCAGGTTATTTCTCTTCCCGCTGACCCCTCCTGCATCCACCAGTTTCGGTTCCAACGAGACCAAATCGGAGCGGCAGTGGTTCGTGGACGCACTGAATTCTATGCAGATCCAGCCTCTGGAAGGTTCTTCACCTCAGGCGGCGGCCTCCGAGACCAATCCGGATTTTCTGTTTAGGTTGGATAAAGGGCTCGCTCCGCCTCCCCCCGTGAAATTGCTTCCCAAGAATTATTCAATGAGATCGGATCCAGGATCGGAAattccttataaattataa
- the LOC104882296 gene encoding uncharacterized protein LOC104882296 has translation MENLSDLRDRLILMEDMAEFKKLFIFFSCATLLAPTSKLDSSHELWCTLLAGDFDINVNWGQFVLDTLVAGIRHFRLGKGSWFTGCLIFLQLFYVNKFYIPTMLVPRTIPICAAWTDDLMKKRVHAELHDYGDFGLADVQEDEREEDAHEDPGNPVNEVEEETIDLRTFYIYSFI, from the exons ATGGAAAACCTATCAGATCTTAGAGATAGGCTGATTTTAATGGAAGACATGGCCgagttcaaaaaattgtttatctTCTTCTCATGTGCTACATTACTTGCTCCAACATCAAAGTTGGATAGTAGTCATGAGTTGTGGTGTACTTTGCTTGCTGGAGActttgacatcaatgttaattGGGGTCAATTTGTACTTGACACACTGGTTGCTGGAATTAGACATTTTCGATTGGGTAAAGGCTCATGGTTTACAGGTTGCCTTATTTTTTTACAG cttttttatgtaaataaattttacattcCAACCATGTTGGTACCACGTACCATCCCAATATGTGCAGCGTGGACTGATGACTTGATGAAGAAAAGGGTGCATGCGGAATTGCATGATTATGGTGATTTTGGACTAGCTGAT GTTCAAGAAGATGAAAGGGAGGAAGATGCACATGAAGACCCTGGTAATCCAGTAAATGAAGTTGAAGAAGAGACTATTGATTTGAGAACCTTCTACatctattcttttatttaa